A segment of the Posidoniimonas polymericola genome:
AACGCGTGGTTGCTGCGAAGCCGGCGCCCCAGCAGCCGGCTCCCCCGGCCGCCCCCCTGCCAACGGTCGTCAGCGGTTCCCGCCTGATCCTCGACGGCATGCCGTTCGGCCGCAATCAGGGGAGCGTTGAGATGAAGGTCGGCCCGCTCACCATGCCGGTGAAGGTCGACAACTGGAACGCCCAGGTGGTCCGCATCCGGATGCCGGAGATGGACCTCGACCTGGCCCTGCCCGCCAAGCTCACCGTCCGGCGGGCGGACGGGAGCCTGGTCACGGAGAAGCAGGTCCAGCTGATCCCCGCCACGCCGCGACTGGCCCTTAACAAGTGAGGTAAATGGAGCTTGTGCGACGAAGCAACGGGCGACCCGCTCCGCAAAGGCCTACCACTAGCGGAGCGGCGCGTCGAGAGACGCGGGGCGTGCGACGAGCTCACCGGGACCGTCGAGTTCGATGAGGAACAGCCTCGCCTGACCGCGGTCGGCGGTCGCGACGACGCGGGCGCCGGCGGGGAGAAACGCCGGCGCCAGCTCTTGGTGCCCGCGGTCTCGGTAGATCAACAGCACCCGCCCTGCGTCGTCCGCGCACTCGACAAGCTCTTGGCCATCCAGGTGATCGAAGTTGGCGATGTCATCGCGGTGCAGGTAGAACGGCACGCCAGACCACTCGTGACCGACCGTGACCACGGGGACGTCTGGGGTCGCGGCGAATTGGCCCCTCAATGGGGACGCGGGGCCGAACAGCGTTTGAGCCGTGGCGTAGCGGGGGATTTCTCGGTGAAGCACGACAGTCGCCGCCAGCAGCGTGGCCACGGCGCAGATCCCCCAGGCAGTCTTTGGGCCCTGCAGGTTCTGACGCGTCCACCGGACCACGAACAGCAGCGAAATGCCAATGATGCTCGACACGATCAATAGACGCAACGATTCGAATCCCGACCACGCGCCAAGCGCGATGAACCCGACACTTGCGATGATCGTCGTGGAGGTCGCCAACCAAGGCGCCCAACCGGTGGTGTACCGACTCCATTTGATTCCCTCCCGCTGCCAGAGGATGTCCTCCAGGCACTTGCCAACTACCAGAGCAAGAGCGGGAGCAGCCGGCAGAATGTACGGCGGGAGCTTGCAACGCGAGATCGTGAAGAAGGCAAAACACCACACGGCCCACAGGACCATAAAGCCGAGGATGGGGGTCCGCCGCTCGCCGACCGCCTGCGATCGTGTGCCAAGGTAGCTGGCGCACGGCAGTGCGAGGAACGACCACGGGTGACCACCGATCAGCAGCACCGGCAGGAAGAACCAGAGTGGTTTGGCGTGGAAGGCGCCGCCGAACCGCTCGACGTTGTGCAGGTAGAAAAATTGGTAAGCGAAGTCGGGGACCTCGCGGCTCACGGCGATAAACCACGGCGCCGCGATGAGGGTCACTACCGCGGTGAGCAAGAGCCAGCTCACAGCGTTCAGCCTAGCCGCCCCCTGCGTCAGCCAGGCGTAGGCGGTAACCGGCGGCAAGAACAGCACCAGAGCAATCGGCCCCTTCGCCATGAAACCGACGCCCACCGCGAAGCTCGCCAAGAGCCACCAGCCGCGCCGCAGCCGTTGCTCACGGATTGCCTCGCACGCCGCAAATAGCGCCAAAGCCACGAATGCAGACAGCAGGCCGTCGATCAGCAGGATGCGGCTCGCGCCGAGAAAGCCGACCGACAACGCCAGCACCCCCCCGGCCAGGAGCCCAACACGGCGGTTGAAGAGCCGGTTGCCGAAGGCCATCGTCATCGCGAGCGTCAGCACGCCGCTCAGCGCCGGGACAAGCCGCGCCGACCACTCCGAAACCCCGAACACCGAATAGCTTGCCGCGCACGCCCAGTACAGCAGCGGCGGCTTGTCGTAGTACGTCTTGTAGTTCAGCTTCGGGACCAGCCAGTCTCCGGAGACTACCATCTCGCGCGGGATCTCGGCGTAACGGGTCTCGTCGCGGTCGATGAGCGGGTAGGACAACCCCGAGAGCAGCAGCACCGCGGCCACCACCAGCAGCGAGGCCTGCAGCCATGCGAGGCGGCGATCGGAATGACCGGACTGGGTCGGGCCAGCCGGCTCTCGCGCGGCGACCGCCGTTCCGGGGAACTGCACGCGATTCCACCAGAACCGAACCAGGCTCGCGAGCACGACCGGGATGTGACTCACCGAGACCGTGCTCTCGCCCTCCACCCGAGGGCGGTGGGTCACGCCGACCTCAACAACCGAGAAGCCGTTCTGCCTGGCGGCGGTCAGCAACTCGGTGTTGACCAGGAACCCGTCAGTGGTGACGGGAAGCTGCTGCAGCTTGTCGCGTCGGAACATCTTGAAAGCGCAGTCGATGTCACGCACCGAGGTCCCCACAAGCGTCCTTACCAACAGGTTGTAAACCCGTGAGTAGAAGCACCGCAGCGGGGCGTCTTTGCGGTCGATCCGGTAACCGCAGACGATGTCGTAGTCTCTTGCCAGCAGGGCAAAGCGGTTAATCTCGGCCAGGTCAAACTGGACGTCCGAATCCGTGAAGACCACCAGGTCGCACTCGGCGGCGGCGAAACCGGTCCGCAACGCGGCGCCGTACCCTTGGTTCTGGTCGTGCCGCAGCACCCGCAGCGCCGGGTACTCTGCCCGCAGCGTTACTAGGCACTCGCCCGTGTCGTCCTGGCTGCCGTCGTCAACGACGATGATTTCGTGCCGGTCGGACACGGCTCGGAGCGCCCGGTCCGCCTCTCCAACGGCCCGGGGTAGGGCCTCGCTCTCGTTCCAGGCGGGCAGGACGAGCGAGATGCTCGCTGCGGTGCGTCCACTCCGTTCACCAGCAACGCCTGCTGTCGATTCTGACACTTGTCGCTTCCTTGCGTTGTCGCTTGCTTGAACTTGATGCCAGAGGCCCCATCCGTGGGCGAACCAGCTAGTTTTCAGAGGGCTACTAAGTTTCTAGGAGTTGGTGAGGGCGTTCGAAGTGAGGAGTTTGTTAGAAGTCGGGGGCCAAGTGACGCAAACTCACTCGGAAGCCAGCGCCTCATGGGCCTCGAGTAGCTCCTCGAGCTGCACGGCCGTGTCGTAACTCTCGAAGTCTCGCAGACGGACTCCGAACGAATGGGCGACTGTCGCGGTCCAACTTGGCCATGGCGAGTAGCTTGCGTAGTGCGACGCCAGCGGGTTGGTGGGGAGCCACAGCTGCGACACCGCAAGCGCGGCCGCGCAGACGAGTACGGGCCCCAGCCTGCCGGCCGACGTCGGGCGATCGACCGCGAAGGCAAGCCTTCTGGCCCGCAGCCTCAACTCGCTCTGGCTACGCCAGAACATGAGCGAACCCTCGGGCGGCGCCGAACGGTTCTCGACCAACCGCAGCAGGGTCCTCAGGTAGAGGGCGGTAGATTGCGCGTCGCCACTGGCTGCGTCATCGCAGACAAACTCCCTAACCAACGAAGAGCGCCTCCCGCTCACCCAAACCAATGGATGGAACCAGAAGAACACCTGGGCCGCCTTCTGGAGGAACAACTGCATCGGGTGCTGAGTCTTCAGATGCGTCAGCTCGTGCCGCAGCACATGCTCTAGCTCAACGGGGTCGCCTTCCACCAGAGTCCTCGGCAAAAAAACCAGCGGTCGGTGAAACTGGTAGCAGAACGGTCCTAGGTCTTGCGGGGATTCCCGGTAACAAAGCTCATCGATTAGCGGGGTGAGCAGCTCGGCCGGGACCCGACGCCGCAGCTGCTCCTGGACCGCTTCCGGGTAGGGGGGGCAGCGCGACAGGAATGAGCGCACCGCAAAGAATTGCATGCACCACCTGACAATCATCACGCCAACGCCGCCAACCCAGACCGCCAGCAAGCTGGCCCCCAGCACGAATTCGGTGTTGGCGACCGCCAGCAGGCCTTTGGGCCCCAGGCCCGACCACGGATGGATCCACTCGAGACGCGGCAGCAAGACCCCCATCGCCAGCAGCAGCAACAGGCTGACGAAGCACGCGTTCCAGACGCGGCTCTTGGTCACAGCGGCGTCGGTCCACCGCTCCATGCCCCAGGCGACGCCGATGACCAGCGTCGCCTGCAGCGAGAGCGAGAGCAAGACCTGAAGCCATTGAAGACTGTTCACTTCCGCGCCTCCAACTGCTCTATCAACTGTTTGATCTCAGCCAGGTCTTCGTGGTTCACCTTCGGGTCGCTGATCATGTTCAGCACAAGCGACTTCACCGATCCGCCGAACAGCCGGTTGGCGACCTCACTAGTCATCGAGCCGGTGACGGCCGACTTCTCAACCGCGGCCGCGTAGACAAACGCGCGTCCCCGCTTCCCCTTATTTGCGACGAAGCCCTTTTCCTCGAGGATGCGGATTGTCGTCATCACGGTTGTGTAGGCGAGCTCGCGAGGCAGACGCTCGACAACCTCCGCCACCGTGGCCTCGCCAACGTTCCACAGCACGTTCATGATTTCGGCTTCGGGGCCGGTCAGCATCATTGATTCGGGTCGATGTGGCATTGCTGGGCTCCGACTACCGGACAAACCGTTGCGAGGACTGACGATAGACCGCGGTATCGACGCTGTCCGACACGAGTTCGACACGCCCGTCCGCCCACAAGAAGTTGACGCCGCCGGGGTGGCGGCTATCAAACTCGCACTCGTCGCACTCCTCGCAATTGGGCCGCGTGATCGCCGACCCCACCAAGCGACACTCCGCGTCTTCGCCGAGGACGTCCACCCCCAGCCAGGTCGACGGCGCCCTGGCCATCGTGCGCTCTCCAACCAAGATCGTCGCGCTGGCGCCACGCCGGAGGTCCGCGAATCGGACCCGCCGGTCATGGACAATTGTGCCGTCGCTTGGCGTCCGCTGCAGCACGCCGTTGATCTGGTCATGGTCGTCGGCCTCGGTGGTGCCGAATACGCCCAGGTAGCTTGCCGTAGGAAGCGTAAGCAGCACGTCACCCAGTTGATCGGCGGCGGCGGAAGCGGCGAACGCATCGTCGTCGGTGTCAGTGTCGGTGTCGGCCCGCAGCTCAAACTGGGGCTCGGCAATGTCGGAAGGGCAAACCAAAATCTTCAGCGACGCCTCGTTCATTCGACTCGGCGACTGGGCTGGATCGGCGAACCTTCTCGCCAGGCTCGGCTCCCCCAGCTCGGCAAGCAGCGAGGTCGCCCAGCCAGAGACGAAACCCGGCTCCCGATTGTCGTCACTCCAGGCCGCTGGAAACCGGCGATGGCTGTCATGGTAGGCTTGGGTCGCGAGGCCAATTTGGCGGAGCTGGCTTCCACAAGTCGCTCGGCGGGCCGACTCCCGGGCAAACACAATCGCAGGCAGTAACAACGCCAGCAGCACGCCAGTGCACGCCATCACAACCAGCAGCTCACACACGGTGAACCCGTGCGTTGGCGGCTTGCGTCGAGGTTGGGTGGCGGTGGGCATCGAGGGCGAATCTGGCCGCGGCGTCGAGGCGTTCGTCGGGTACAGGCAGTATACTACTAACGCTTTAGTAATTCGGCTATGCCAGATCTGCGTGAGAACTTATTTGCCTGCGAGCCGCCACTTTCCACAAGCCGCACCGCCGACTGCTAGCACACGCCGCGGCGAAGCCTGGGGCCGGACCTATAGCGTTCCGTGGAGCAACAGAGCCCCGGTTGGGCATTTGGCGACGCATTCGGTGACGGCCCCACCGAGTGCGGCGTCGAGCGAAACGCCCGAGGGCGGGTTGATCCGAGTTTCAGCGCCACGACCGGTCACCGCCAATCCGACCGCCTCGGGGTCGTCCGCGGCTAGCTGGACACAGATACCGCAGAGGATGCACTTGCCGTACTCGAGGGTAACCCGCTCTCCCATCAGGCGCCCCTGGTAGCGTTTCCCTTCGCCCCGGTAGCGCAGGGCGTTGCAGTCGTACATCGCCGCGTAGTGGTGTAGCAGGCAACTGGCGAGCGCTCGGCAGTCACACTCTAGGCAGCGGCGGGCCTCGCGCTGGGCTGCCTCTTCTGGCGAGTCGCACTCGAGGAACTGCCGATCGGCTCGCACGGTCGGCTCCGTGCCGGCGCAGTAGTCGCACACCTCATGGCCCGCCAGCTTGGCCAGACGAGTTTCGTAGGAGGCGCGGCGGTCGGGTGGCGGGGCCCCGCGGAGCCAGCTGTTGATGCAGTCGGCCGCCAGCTTCCCCTCGGCGACCGATTGCACCACCAGCTTGTACGGACGCACCGCGTTGCCCGCCGCGAAGACGCCACTCTGGCTGGTCATCCGTGTCGCCGGATCAACCTTGAGGCCGCTCTTGGTCGCGGCGAGTTCGGGAAGATCGCCGTCCGCTGAGCGGGGCCTGCCGGTGGCGAGCAACACGGCGTCGTAGTCACGCGATGACAACTCGAGGAAGCCCGGCAGGTCTACCGAGTCTCCAAAACGTGTCCCGACGCCGAGTGAAATCACTGCTTGTGCTTCGCCCCGCAGCACATCGATTGGCAGCTCGTCGGCGAACGCGGTCCGCAGTCGGCCCCCCGGTTCAGACTCTGCGTCCAAAAGATCACAACGGTGGCCCAGCCGCCGCAAATGGAACACGGCGGTCAGCCCGGTCGGCCCCGCGCCGATCACCGCGACCCGCTTGCCGCTGTCAGGCGCCGTGCTGGGGCGGTAGGGAGTAGCCGAAGCGCGGTCCTTGTCCGCAACGAACTGCTTGATCTTGCAGATTGCGGCGGGGCTGTCGTGCTGCCCGCGCCGGCACGCCTGCTCGCAGACCTCGGGACAGACCCGGCCGAGGATAGCCGGCAGGGCGATTTCGCGCTTGACGGTCGCCACGGCCGCGGCGTAGTCGCCGTCGGCCACCAGCCGCAGCATATTCGGGATGTCCATCTTCGCCGGGCACGTGTTCTGGCAGGGCGCGTGGCAGTCACCCGCGTGGTCCGCAAGCAGCAACTCGATGCCCGTCCTCCGCAGGGCGTGAACCTCCGGGGTCTCCGACTCAACCCGCATCCCATCGCGGACCTTCGTCGCGCACGAAGGCACAAAACCCTCGGCGCCGTCCACCCGCACCAGGCAGCACATGCACGAGGTGTTCGGCCCGTGGTCGGCCAGGCTGCACATCGACGGCACGTCAATCCCTAACTGCCGGGCGGCGTCGAGCACGGTCGCGTTGTCGTCGACTTCGACGCGGGCGTCGTCGATCCAGAGCTGAATCATCAGGCGGCGTTCGGTTGGGTCTTGCGTCGCCGGGGCGACGCCGGGCTGGTGGTGACGATCGCCTGCTCGGGGCACGTCGTGCGGCAAGCGTCGCACCGGGTGCAGCGGTCGAGGTCGATCACGTGCTGGCGGTAGGGCGTCGGTTCGATCGCGGCGACCGGGCAGTGCTGCGCACACAGCGTGCAACCAACGCAGTCCTGGGTGACGTGGTAGCTGATCAGCGACTTGCAGCGTCCCGCCGGGCAGCGGCCTTCCAGGTGGGCCTCGTACTCGTCGCGGAAGTGTCGGAAGGTCGTCAGCACCGGGTTGGGCGCCGTCTTGCCGAGCCCGCAGAGGCTGCCGTGCGCCACACTTACCGCCAGCGACTCGATCTCAGAAAGGTCGCGCCGCGTCCCCTTTCCCGCGCACAGGCGCTCGAGCAGGTCGAGCAGCTTGCGTGTCCCGACACGGCAGAAGGTGCAGTGCCCACACGACTCCTGCTGCGTGAACTCCAAGAAGTAGCGGGCCACGTCGACCATGCAGTCGGTGTCGTCGAGCACGACCAGCCCCCCCGACCCCATGATGGCGCCCTGCTGCCGGAGCGCATCGTAGTCGATCGGGATGTCTGAGAGTTCGGCCGGCAGGCAGCCCCCCGACGGCCCGCCGATCTGCACCGCCTTGAAGCGTCTGCCTACCGCCACGCCGCCGCCGTACTCCTCGATCAGCTGACGGATAGTAACGCCCATGGGCGCCTCGACCAGTCCGCCGCGGCGGACCTTGCCGGCCAACGAGAACACCTTGGTCCCCTTGCTCGACTCCGTGCCTAGGGCGGCAAACGACGAGGCGCCGTGCCGCAGGATCCACGGCACGCAGGCGAGCGACTCGACATTGTTCACTAGCGTAGGACGGCCCCACAGCCCCGACTCGGCAGGGTAGGGGGGCTTGCTGCGCGGCGTGCCACGGCGTCCCATCACCGACTCGATGAGGGCGGTCTCCTCGCCGCAGATGAAGGCCCCGGCCCCCTCGACCACCTCGACGTCAAACTCTAGCGAACTCCCCAAGATGCCCTTGCCGAGGTAGCCCTTGGACCGCATCTGATCGACCGTCTCGCGCATCCGCTGCACGGCGACTGGGTACTCGTTCCGGACGTACACCACCCCACGGTTGGCGCCAATCGCCCTGGCGGCGATGAGCATCCCCTCGAGCACGCCCGCCGGCGCCGACTCCATGATCGACCGGTCCATATAGGCTCCGGGGTCCCCCTCGTCGCCGTTCGCTACGACGTATTTCTCACCCGATTGCTGGCTCACCACCCGCCACTTCCGCGCCGTGGGGAACCCGCCGCCACCGCGGCCCCGGAGTCCGCTCTGCTCGATCTGGTCGATGATTTCTTCTGGACTGAGAGCCGAAACACACCTGGCGAGCGCGGCGAACCCGCCACTGCGTTCGTAGTCCTCCAGAGTCGAGTGCGCGCCAGCACGCCAGCCGGCAGTAACCACGTTGGGCAGGCCGCTTGGGCCTTCGAGCAGCGGTGTGCCCGACTCGATCGGGGCCGCGGTCTTTTTCCTGAATGGCCGGTAGCCTCCGCTCCGCCGCTTCGACTTGTCCAGGCAGTGGGCAATGATCTCTGGCAGGTCCTCTACGCTCACGTTGGCGACCAGCTCGCCGTGTTGCGATACCGCCGGCGCCAGGTTGCAGCAACCCATGCAACCAACGGTCTCGACCGTGGCCTGCCCGGTGGGGTCGGTGTCGTCGCCGGGGGCGATCCCCAGCCCGCGTTTCAGCTCCTCCAGCACGCGGTCGGCGCCCGCCACGTGGCAGGCGGTCCCGCGGCAGACCTCGACCAGGTGCTTGCCGCACGGCTTGGTGCGGAACCGGGCGTAGAATGAAGCCACCCCGGCAAGCTGTGTCGGCGTCACCTCGGTAAGGTAGCACAGCTCGTCGAGCGCCGCGGGTGGCAGGTAGCGGTACTCTGCCTGAACGGCGTGCAGGAGCGGGATCAGCCGGTGGGCCTCGCGGCCGACGCGGTCGACTATCTCTCGCAGCGGAATGAGGTCGACCTCGGGCGCGGTTTGGTCGTCGCCGCGATTCGGATCGACCGGCGTTTCTGCTGGGTCGGACAGGGGTTCGACAGGCGCCCGGGGCATGCAGCGGTCGAGCGTCGCCGGCAGGGGCGGCTTGGTCCCGGCTGGCCGCCGGGTCGCGACGACCAGCAGGGCCGCGGCCGCCACCGCGGTGATGCCCAGGACCCGCTCACGGTTACGCAACCGGAGCGATTGGCTGGTCTGACGCTCGACCAATCGCTCCAGCGCAGGCGCTGATGCAGCGTCTTGCTGCGCTGCGGCCTCGGCCTCGCTCAACGCCTGAACCTCGGTTGTTCGGTGCGTCGCCCACCGCAGGTGGTCAGTCAGCAAGCAACCAACACAGACGACCAGCGCAACAACGGCGGCCAAGGCGCTGACCCTGCGGAGTTCGCTGCGAGGAAGGCTCATTCGTTTCCCCCGGACCTCTGGGCGACACATTTCGCGCTCGAAACTAGTTCGTCTAGCTCTACCAGTTCGATTTCGCCCCAGGCGAGCTGCTGCCGCGGGCAATGTGCGAAACATCGTGCACAGGCTAGGCACTCGCTCGGCTTTGCGCGAAGGTCTTTGATCGCCCCAAACGGGCAGCTGTCGACGCACAGGCCGCAGTCGAGTTCCTCGTCGGGCGTGATCCGCACGGGCCAGATCGCGAACCGCGAGACTACCGATATCAACCCACCGTAGGGGCAGAGGTACCGGCAGTAGGGCCGCCCGACCACCGTGCCAAGCAGCAGCAACGCGACGCCGACTCCCAGCATCCAGGCCGGTCCGTTCAGGCGGAAAAACCCAACGAACGGGTCGAAGCGGCAGATAACAAAATCCCGCTGGCCGGCGGGCAGGACCGCAAACCAAACCGCCAAACCGAGGTACACGTACCGGAACATTCCCAGCCAGCGGTCAACTCCCTGGGGCGTCTGCACCGGGCGCAGCAGAACAAGGTCCTGGATGGCGCCGAGCGGGCAAACCCCGCCACAGAACACCCGGCCGGCCAACAGCGAGGCTGCCAGCGGCAGCAGGAAGAAGGCCAGCACCACCATTGGGGTGGCGAGCGATGCGTCGGATAGCGACGCGGCGACATTCTGCGTCGCTCCGATCGGACAGACACACCCCTGCCGGTAGAAGCCGAAGTAGGCGAGCGAGGCTAACGTCACCGCGGTCACCACCCACCGCCGACGACCGCGGCGGGAGACCCAGGCGATCGCCGCCATACCGCCGATTAGCAGCACCACGTCGAGCATCTGCAATGCCGCCGAGCGGGGGCTGGTACGCTGCACCTCGGGTGTCTGGTAGCCGGCGCCGATATCGTCCGGCTGAGGCGCCGAACTCACAGGGCGATCGTACGCCTCCTGCCCCTCGACGCCCGTGGCCAGCGCAAAGAGAAACGCGAAGGCCAGCACCACGATCTCTAGAGACGCGGCGCGTCGGAGGATTGCTGCAAGGGAACTCAGCGGAGTCACCCGTGCGCCCCTTCCAGCTTGGACGCGGGCGGCGGCTCGGGACCGACGCGGCGGTAGGCGTCCTCGGGGCAGTTGCTGGCGATCGTGCAGCGGTTGCACCGCAGGCACAGATCGTGGCGCACTTCCAGACGGATCGACCCCAAGCCGGCGGGGTCTTTGCACTCCATTACGCACCGGCCGCAGCCGTTGCACTTCTCCTCGTCGATCGCGTACTCGTAGAAGTTGTTGAGCGGGTCGTAGGGGTCGACCTCACCGATCGCGGTTCGTGTGATCGCATCGCGGGGGCACAGCTTCTTGGTCGGCAGCCCATCCGGGCCAACCGGGCTGAGCACATCGAAGTACGCCGGGCAGATGCAGCAGCGGCCGCACTGCGAGTGGTCGTTGACGGCCCGGACCGCGGAGAGCGGCAGCACGCAGCTTGTGGCGCAGCTTTCACACACATTCGAAGCCCCGGTCACGCCCAGACGAATATTGACGCAGCGGTTGGCCTCGATGGTCCACGCGTCCTGGGCGCACGCCCGACGGCCCAGCTCGACCCCGACGCCGCCGATGGCGATTGCGCAGGCGGCCCGGCCCGAGTGGCTCAGAAAATCGCGTCGGCAGGACTCGCTCATTGCTGTTGCTCCTCGCCGCTCAGCAGTTGGAACACGTGCACCTCCCGCCGCAGCGGGTCGGTGGCGTAGAGCCTCCCGCGGGAGTCGAACGCCAGGTCGATGTTCTTGCTGTTGGCATCAAAGCACTCCTCGCCCGCCGACAGCAGGAAGTGGCCTGCCTCGTCGTACAGCTTGATCCGTGGCGGGGCCTTCTCGCTGACCGCGACGGTCCCGTCGGCGGCCGCGGCGATGTTGGTTGGGTTGCAGCACCCGCCGAAATCGGCCGCGCTGTGCATCCCAAACCGCCCCCACTTGTTGACCAACCGACCATCGGCCCCGTACCGCTCCACGCGGTGCTTCTGCGGGTGAGCCAACAGCACGGTATCGGTGCGCGGATCGGCGACCAGGTCGAGCACGCCATTGGGGATCATGAAGCCGCGGGTATTGGCGGACGCCCCCATTTCCCCAACGTGTTCGCCTGTCGTCGAGTACAGGTGCACCTCCTTGTGGGTGGCGTCGGCCGCCG
Coding sequences within it:
- a CDS encoding glycosyltransferase, with amino-acid sequence MSESTAGVAGERSGRTAASISLVLPAWNESEALPRAVGEADRALRAVSDRHEIIVVDDGSQDDTGECLVTLRAEYPALRVLRHDQNQGYGAALRTGFAAAECDLVVFTDSDVQFDLAEINRFALLARDYDIVCGYRIDRKDAPLRCFYSRVYNLLVRTLVGTSVRDIDCAFKMFRRDKLQQLPVTTDGFLVNTELLTAARQNGFSVVEVGVTHRPRVEGESTVSVSHIPVVLASLVRFWWNRVQFPGTAVAAREPAGPTQSGHSDRRLAWLQASLLVVAAVLLLSGLSYPLIDRDETRYAEIPREMVVSGDWLVPKLNYKTYYDKPPLLYWACAASYSVFGVSEWSARLVPALSGVLTLAMTMAFGNRLFNRRVGLLAGGVLALSVGFLGASRILLIDGLLSAFVALALFAACEAIREQRLRRGWWLLASFAVGVGFMAKGPIALVLFLPPVTAYAWLTQGAARLNAVSWLLLTAVVTLIAAPWFIAVSREVPDFAYQFFYLHNVERFGGAFHAKPLWFFLPVLLIGGHPWSFLALPCASYLGTRSQAVGERRTPILGFMVLWAVWCFAFFTISRCKLPPYILPAAPALALVVGKCLEDILWQREGIKWSRYTTGWAPWLATSTTIIASVGFIALGAWSGFESLRLLIVSSIIGISLLFVVRWTRQNLQGPKTAWGICAVATLLAATVVLHREIPRYATAQTLFGPASPLRGQFAATPDVPVVTVGHEWSGVPFYLHRDDIANFDHLDGQELVECADDAGRVLLIYRDRGHQELAPAFLPAGARVVATADRGQARLFLIELDGPGELVARPASLDAPLR
- a CDS encoding M56 family metallopeptidase; the encoded protein is MNSLQWLQVLLSLSLQATLVIGVAWGMERWTDAAVTKSRVWNACFVSLLLLLAMGVLLPRLEWIHPWSGLGPKGLLAVANTEFVLGASLLAVWVGGVGVMIVRWCMQFFAVRSFLSRCPPYPEAVQEQLRRRVPAELLTPLIDELCYRESPQDLGPFCYQFHRPLVFLPRTLVEGDPVELEHVLRHELTHLKTQHPMQLFLQKAAQVFFWFHPLVWVSGRRSSLVREFVCDDAASGDAQSTALYLRTLLRLVENRSAPPEGSLMFWRSQSELRLRARRLAFAVDRPTSAGRLGPVLVCAAALAVSQLWLPTNPLASHYASYSPWPSWTATVAHSFGVRLRDFESYDTAVQLEELLEAHEALASE
- a CDS encoding BlaI/MecI/CopY family transcriptional regulator, translating into MPHRPESMMLTGPEAEIMNVLWNVGEATVAEVVERLPRELAYTTVMTTIRILEEKGFVANKGKRGRAFVYAAAVEKSAVTGSMTSEVANRLFGGSVKSLVLNMISDPKVNHEDLAEIKQLIEQLEARK
- a CDS encoding DUF1559 family PulG-like putative transporter, encoding MPTATQPRRKPPTHGFTVCELLVVMACTGVLLALLLPAIVFARESARRATCGSQLRQIGLATQAYHDSHRRFPAAWSDDNREPGFVSGWATSLLAELGEPSLARRFADPAQSPSRMNEASLKILVCPSDIAEPQFELRADTDTDTDDDAFAASAAADQLGDVLLTLPTASYLGVFGTTEADDHDQINGVLQRTPSDGTIVHDRRVRFADLRRGASATILVGERTMARAPSTWLGVDVLGEDAECRLVGSAITRPNCEECDECEFDSRHPGGVNFLWADGRVELVSDSVDTAVYRQSSQRFVR
- a CDS encoding 2Fe-2S iron-sulfur cluster-binding protein; protein product: MIQLWIDDARVEVDDNATVLDAARQLGIDVPSMCSLADHGPNTSCMCCLVRVDGAEGFVPSCATKVRDGMRVESETPEVHALRRTGIELLLADHAGDCHAPCQNTCPAKMDIPNMLRLVADGDYAAAVATVKREIALPAILGRVCPEVCEQACRRGQHDSPAAICKIKQFVADKDRASATPYRPSTAPDSGKRVAVIGAGPTGLTAVFHLRRLGHRCDLLDAESEPGGRLRTAFADELPIDVLRGEAQAVISLGVGTRFGDSVDLPGFLELSSRDYDAVLLATGRPRSADGDLPELAATKSGLKVDPATRMTSQSGVFAAGNAVRPYKLVVQSVAEGKLAADCINSWLRGAPPPDRRASYETRLAKLAGHEVCDYCAGTEPTVRADRQFLECDSPEEAAQREARRCLECDCRALASCLLHHYAAMYDCNALRYRGEGKRYQGRLMGERVTLEYGKCILCGICVQLAADDPEAVGLAVTGRGAETRINPPSGVSLDAALGGAVTECVAKCPTGALLLHGTL
- a CDS encoding NAD(P)H-dependent oxidoreductase subunit E; this encodes MAAVVALVVCVGCLLTDHLRWATHRTTEVQALSEAEAAAQQDAASAPALERLVERQTSQSLRLRNRERVLGITAVAAAALLVVATRRPAGTKPPLPATLDRCMPRAPVEPLSDPAETPVDPNRGDDQTAPEVDLIPLREIVDRVGREAHRLIPLLHAVQAEYRYLPPAALDELCYLTEVTPTQLAGVASFYARFRTKPCGKHLVEVCRGTACHVAGADRVLEELKRGLGIAPGDDTDPTGQATVETVGCMGCCNLAPAVSQHGELVANVSVEDLPEIIAHCLDKSKRRSGGYRPFRKKTAAPIESGTPLLEGPSGLPNVVTAGWRAGAHSTLEDYERSGGFAALARCVSALSPEEIIDQIEQSGLRGRGGGGFPTARKWRVVSQQSGEKYVVANGDEGDPGAYMDRSIMESAPAGVLEGMLIAARAIGANRGVVYVRNEYPVAVQRMRETVDQMRSKGYLGKGILGSSLEFDVEVVEGAGAFICGEETALIESVMGRRGTPRSKPPYPAESGLWGRPTLVNNVESLACVPWILRHGASSFAALGTESSKGTKVFSLAGKVRRGGLVEAPMGVTIRQLIEEYGGGVAVGRRFKAVQIGGPSGGCLPAELSDIPIDYDALRQQGAIMGSGGLVVLDDTDCMVDVARYFLEFTQQESCGHCTFCRVGTRKLLDLLERLCAGKGTRRDLSEIESLAVSVAHGSLCGLGKTAPNPVLTTFRHFRDEYEAHLEGRCPAGRCKSLISYHVTQDCVGCTLCAQHCPVAAIEPTPYRQHVIDLDRCTRCDACRTTCPEQAIVTTSPASPRRRKTQPNAA
- a CDS encoding 4Fe-4S binding protein — its product is MTPLSSLAAILRRAASLEIVVLAFAFLFALATGVEGQEAYDRPVSSAPQPDDIGAGYQTPEVQRTSPRSAALQMLDVVLLIGGMAAIAWVSRRGRRRWVVTAVTLASLAYFGFYRQGCVCPIGATQNVAASLSDASLATPMVVLAFFLLPLAASLLAGRVFCGGVCPLGAIQDLVLLRPVQTPQGVDRWLGMFRYVYLGLAVWFAVLPAGQRDFVICRFDPFVGFFRLNGPAWMLGVGVALLLLGTVVGRPYCRYLCPYGGLISVVSRFAIWPVRITPDEELDCGLCVDSCPFGAIKDLRAKPSECLACARCFAHCPRQQLAWGEIELVELDELVSSAKCVAQRSGGNE
- a CDS encoding 4Fe-4S binding protein; amino-acid sequence: MSESCRRDFLSHSGRAACAIAIGGVGVELGRRACAQDAWTIEANRCVNIRLGVTGASNVCESCATSCVLPLSAVRAVNDHSQCGRCCICPAYFDVLSPVGPDGLPTKKLCPRDAITRTAIGEVDPYDPLNNFYEYAIDEEKCNGCGRCVMECKDPAGLGSIRLEVRHDLCLRCNRCTIASNCPEDAYRRVGPEPPPASKLEGAHG